The genomic region GCAAATACTCCAGCGCTTCCTCACACAACCAGTCGCTTAGAAATAGGTCTTCGCAGTTATAGCCGCTTAGGCACAACTCGGGCAAGCAAAGCAGCTCTACCCCCGACGTGCGGGCCTGCTCAATGGCCGTGCGAATGGTGCGCAGGTTGTGCTGCCACGCGAAAGGAATCTGATTAAGCGCTGCACCGGCGATACGCATACTAGTGAAGTTGTGAAAGGTGAAATTGAGAATAGAAACAACAGTAGAACGTCATGCTAAGCTTGCCGAAGCATGTCGTGTGCTGATAAAAGATAGTATCCCACATCAGCACGCGATATGCTTCGGCAAGCTTAGCATGACGTTCTACGAAGGAAAAAATTACTTCTGCGTCAGCTTGCTGGCAGCTGCTTCGTCCAGGTACCACGTCACGTTGCCGTTGGTGGGCTGGATCAGCTGGGCGGGGTAACGCTGAATGTCGCGCTCCTCCTCCAAAATCTGCCGCACAGCTTCGGCCTTGCCCTCGCCGTATACCAAAAAGATGGTAGAGCGGGCTTGGTTCAGTAGCGGGGCCGTCATGGTAATACGATTCGCCTGTATTTCGTCGATGTACAAAGCCTGCACGCTCACGCTTTCGTCGGTGAGCACGGAGGTGTGCGGAAACAGCGACGCCGTGTGGGCATTGTCGCCCAGGCCCAGCAGGTCCAGATCGAGGGGTAGGGAATCTTCGCTGCCAAAGTAGCGCTGCATGGTGTGGGTGTAGGCAGCAGCAGCTTCCGAAGGACTCAGACTGGTATCGACAGCAAAGATCTGCGCTGGCTTGATACCCAGCGGGTCGAGCAGCGCCCTTTTGGCCATCAGGTAGTTGCTGTTGGGGTCGGTGTGCGGCACGTACCGCTCATCGCCCCAAAAGAAGTCTACCTTGTCCCAAGCCAACTGGTCGCGGTAGTCGGCAGCCAGCAGTTCAAACAGCTTTTTGGGCGACGACCCACCCGATAGCGCCACCGCAAACCGGCCGCGCGCCGCAATGGCCTCGTTGCCTGTTGCCACAAAATACTCTGCCAGCGCCCGCGAGGCTTCCTCCGATGAGTTGAAAACACGAATAGCCATTAGCACTCTTTTTTATCGGTGAGGGGTAGCGTGAACCAATGGAAACCGTCGCGGGCAATAAGCGCCTCGGCAATTTCCGGCCCCCACGAGTCGGCAGAATAGTTGGGGAAGTTCATGCTCTTTTTGCTTTCCCAGGCATTGAGAATCGGCATGATCAAGTCCCAGGCGGCCTCTACCTGGTCGCCCCGCATAAACAGCGTCTGGTCGCCGAGCATGGTATCGAGCAGCAGGGTCTCGTAGGCCTCTGGTGTATCGTTGGTATAGGTGCCTTGGTAGTCGAATACCATGTCTACCCGGTTCAGCACCATATCCAGGCCAGGGCGCTTGGCTTGCACCTGTAAGCGGATGCTCATCTCGGGCTGAATGCTAATAACCAACCGGTTCTGGTGCCACGCTTCCGCCGACTCAGTCGGGAAGATCAGGTGCGGTACGTCTTTGAACTGAATGGTGATGATGGATGCCGAACGGTGCAACCGCTTGCCTGTACGCAGGTAGAAAGGCACGCCCTGCCAGCGCCAGTTGTCCACGAAGAACTTA from Hymenobacter aerilatus harbors:
- the pgl gene encoding 6-phosphogluconolactonase — protein: MAIRVFNSSEEASRALAEYFVATGNEAIAARGRFAVALSGGSSPKKLFELLAADYRDQLAWDKVDFFWGDERYVPHTDPNSNYLMAKRALLDPLGIKPAQIFAVDTSLSPSEAAAAYTHTMQRYFGSEDSLPLDLDLLGLGDNAHTASLFPHTSVLTDESVSVQALYIDEIQANRITMTAPLLNQARSTIFLVYGEGKAEAVRQILEEERDIQRYPAQLIQPTNGNVTWYLDEAAASKLTQK